A portion of the Zootoca vivipara chromosome 6, rZooViv1.1, whole genome shotgun sequence genome contains these proteins:
- the LOC118087774 gene encoding natriuretic peptides A-like: MDTQGSSAVTFALLFLLCFQHSMAHPIDSLSPAKELASMEALLQRLEEKVSLMEELQNSPNLEDPEIQREGLAEFLDDGDSQQVETPVDSAPFPSDRSALLKRMRGIQTAKSMRESGCFGRRLDRIGSVTGMGCRGTRRN; this comes from the exons ATGGACACCCAGGGCTCGAGCGCAGTCACCTTTGCCTTGctgttcctcctctgcttccaacACTCCATGGCTCACCCCATCGACAGCCTCAGCCCCGCCAAGGAGCTAGCCAGCATGGAG GCCCTTCTGCAGAGGTTGGAGGAGAAAGTCTCTCTGATGGAAGAACTGCAGAACAGCCCCAACCTAGAAGATCCTGAGATCCAGAGGGAGGGGCTGGCCGAGTTCCTGGATGATGGCGACAGCCAGCAAGTCGAGACCCCGGTTGATTCTGCCCCGTTCCCCTCCGACCGCAGCGCCCTGCTTAAGCGCATGCGGGGAATCCAGACAGCGAAGAGCATGAGAGAATCCGGCTGTTTCGGGAGGAGACTGGACCGGATCGGGTCCGTGACTGGGATGGGATGCAGAG GGACGAGGAGGAATTAA
- the LOC118086842 gene encoding natriuretic peptides A-like, whose translation MGLAIPFLLVLFFIGGQLEGRAAHSSELADLKALLELLEDRLESRGKESELGQGWNEPNDETARDVSQAFATWDNEYARPQGEGAFGPSSWEQPVARESAAARNKLRALFNSPRSLQRSSNCFGQRLDRIGTSTGLGCNRSRGLPPTLATPHELTLIQATTSIFRL comes from the exons ATGGGATTAGCGATTCCTTTCCTCCTTGTCCTGTTCTTCATTGGCGGTCAACTCGAAGGCAGAGCTGCCCACAGTTCAGAGCTAGCAGATCTCAAG GCCCTTCTGGAGCTCCTGGAAGACAGACTTGAATCCAGAGGAAAGGAGTCGGAGCTCGGTCAAGGATGGAATGAACCCAATGATGAAACAGCCAGAGATGTCTCCCAGGCTTTTGCCACCTGGGACAACGAATACGCACGGCCTCAGGGCGAAGGCGCCTTCGGCCCCAGCAGCTGGGAGCAGCCAGTGGCAAGAGAATCAGCGGCTGCAAGGAACAAACTGAGAGCCCTTTTCAACTCTCCCCGCAGCCTGCAAAGGTCCTCAAACTGCTTCGGCCAGAGACTGGACAGGATAGGGACCTCAACCGGACTTGGCTGTAACAGGAGCCGG GGCTTACCCCCCACCCTTGCCACACCCCACG AACTGACACTGATACAAGCCACCACCTCCATCTTCCGTCTCTGA